Part of the Gemmatimonadota bacterium genome, TTCACTTTTACGACAAAATCTGCTCTACGGATTTTCATCCCTGTTCATCTGCGTCCATCTGCGGATACCTCCCGCTTTTCATCCTGTTCATCCTTTCATCCTGCCTATCCTGATCCGCCTTTCCCCACACCAATACGCGATCTGGATCAATAGATGGGTATATCTCATCCCCGACGCGCCACTGTTGCTCACCGGATGTCAAAATCTGGATGGAGTGTCCCGCCCAGTCGGCGAGCAAGATGGTCGATGCGCCGAGGTCTTCGACGACTTCAATGGTCGCGGGGATTTCGCCTCCACGGGGTGATATATTTTCCGCACGGATGCCGAGGGTGGCGTTTGAAGGGGCGTTGTGGTCTGCGGTCGCGATGGGCTGGTTCGAGGCTGTGAACCATTGGTTTCGCTGTTTGTGGACGTCTATGGTGTTGATGGGAGGATAGCCGAGTTGACGGGCGACGGTCGGAGAATTGGGCTGCTGGTAGATTTCTTCGGGGGAACCGATTTGCAGGATTTTTCCTTCGGATAATACGGCGATTCGGTCGCCCATTGAGAGGGCTTCGATCCGGTCGTGGGTGACGTAGATCATGGGCGTGCCGAGGTCGCGCTGGAGGCGGATGAGTTCGACGCGCAATACTTCGCGCAGTTTTGCATCCAGGTTGGTGAGGGGTTCGTCCATGAGAAAGAGTCGGGGTTGGCGCACGATGGCGCGTCCGATTGCGACGCGCTGCATTTCACCGCCGGACAGGTGCGTGGCGGGTCGGTCCAGGAGCGGGGTTATGCGGAGCAGGTCGGCGGTGTGGGAAATTCTGTTTGCGATGTCTTTTTTGGAGAGGTTGCGCCCGGGTGCCTGGAGTGGAAATCCGAGGTTCTGGCGCACGGTTTTGTTGGGGTAGAGTGAGAAGTTCTGAAAGACGAGGGCGATGTCGCGTTCTGCGGGTAGCTGGTGGGTTATGTCTGCGCC contains:
- a CDS encoding ABC transporter ATP-binding protein — protein: MNAPFLKIDDLSKNYGETRALSEISLSLHAEELLVVLGPTGAGKTTLLRIIAGLEAADTGRITVNGADITHQLPAERDIALVFQNFSLYPNKTVRQNLGFPLQAPGRNLSKKDIANRISHTADLLRITPLLDRPATHLSGGEMQRVAIGRAIVRQPRLFLMDEPLTNLDAKLREVLRVELIRLQRDLGTPMIYVTHDRIEALSMGDRIAVLSEGKILQIGSPEEIYQQPNSPTVARQLGYPPINTIDVHKQRNQWFTASNQPIATADHNAPSNATLGIRAENISPRGGEIPATIEVVEDLGASTILLADWAGHSIQILTSGEQQWRVGDEIYPSIDPDRVLVWGKADQDRQDERMNRMKSGRYPQMDADEQG